A single genomic interval of Musa acuminata AAA Group cultivar baxijiao chromosome BXJ3-4, Cavendish_Baxijiao_AAA, whole genome shotgun sequence harbors:
- the LOC103982471 gene encoding phosphoenolpyruvate carboxylase kinase 2-like, translating into MSGPLMRDYEIGEEIGRGRFGVVRRCRSAATGEEFALKSIEKCLLADAVDRECAEREPKVHHLAASGNPHAVQIHAAYEDEAWVHLVVELLDGPDLCDRIAARGGTPFAEPEAAALVASLAEAVAACHRGGVAHRDVKPDNVLFDARGRPKLADFGSAECFVGDGGDRVPMKGIVGTPWYVAPEVVAGKFYGEKVDVWSLGVVMYMLLAGGLPPFYGETAAETFEAVSRANLRFPPRVFRSVSPAAKDLLRRMLCKDVSRRFSADQVLRHPWITNGGMSPAEGATRDASLSVERHDGTLLACVACD; encoded by the exons ATGAGCGGCCCATTGATGAGGGACTACGAGATCGGGGAGGAGATCGGGCGGGGGCGGTTTGGGGTGGTGCGGCGGTGCAGATCGGCGGCCACGGGGGAAGAGTTCGCCCTGAAGTCGATCGAGAAGTGCCTCCTCGCCGACGCCGTCGACCGCGAGTGCGCGGAACGGGAGCCCAAGGTCCACCACCTCGCCGCCTCCGGCAACCCTCACGCGGTGCAGATCCACGCCGCCTACGAGGACGAGGCGTGGGTGCACCTCGTGGTGGAGCTCCTCGATGGACCAGACCTCTGCGACCGGATCGCCGCCCGAGGGGGGACGCCTTTCGCGGAGCCGGAGGCGGCGGCGTTGGTGGCCTCGCTGGCTGAGGCCGTGGCGGCGTGCCACCGGGGAGGGGTGGCGCACCGGGACGTGAAGCCGGACAACGTGCTCTTCGACGCGAGGGGCCGGCCCAAGCTGGCCGACTTCGGGTCGGCGGAGTGCTTCGTGGGCGACGGCGGGGACCGGGTGCCGATGAAGGGCATCGTGGGGACGCCGTGGTACGTCGCGCCGGAGGTGGTGGCCGGCAAGTTCTACGGGGAGAAGGTGGACGTTTGGAGCTTGGGGGTGGTGATGTACATGTTGCTGGCGGGGGGGTTGCCGCCCTTCTACGGAGAGACAGCGGCGGAGACCTTCGAGGCGGTGTCGAGGGCCAATCTGCGGTTCCCGCCGAGGGTCTTCCGTTCGGTGTCTCCGGCAGCGAAAGACCTGCTGCGGCGGATGCTCTGCAAGGACGTCTCCAGAAGGTTCTCCGCCGATCAAGTCCTCA GGCATCCATGGATCACAAATGGAGGAATGAGTCCAGCAGAAGGAGCAACCCGAGATGCATCGCTCTCCGTCGAGAGGCACGACGGTACTCTTTTGGCCTGCGTCGCTTGTGACTGA
- the LOC135637175 gene encoding disease resistance protein RPS5-like — MDLLHRHRVARKVVQNLQDVNKLKSDGDAFTPPFTHEPPPEPVEELPFETQTIGMELALSQLLSRFDEAEKSIIGVHGLGGMGKTTLLKTLNNELKENTRDYHVVIMIEVANSETLNVVDMQKIIANRLGLPWNESETERERSTFLRRALRRKKFVVLLDDVWKKFQLADVGIPTPSSDKGCKLIVASRSNQVCVEMGDKEPMEMPCLGDNESLRLFRSNLMAEVSAAIDHDSDMRRSAMDIIQSCGGLPLALNVVGCALACSTDAEEWKHAAREMRRYSWRIHGVKEMLNVLKFSYDKLDATQQKCFLYCTLFPEYGSINKELLVNYWVAEELVSGKSYDGYPTVTKLVSACLLQRSDTEPGEVKMHQITRQMGHREATEERFMIKAGRALKQAPDVQRWTEASRISLMCNDIRELSIAPKCKGLLTLLLQNNPNLCHLGPKFFSYMSSLKVLDLSRTAIDKLPNCSALVQLAYLNLSHTPIKEFPKQLCVALVQLLYLNMSNTYITQLPNNLWKLKKLTHLNLSETSALKVIPHGTISKLFNLRFLDLCRSHYGISELPDLNLEMLKDLELLGITIYSQAVLGKLKKSDPLARSTRRLSLAHCQGMESIQLLEFKKMRHLKELYIDSCNQLQDLIVDHVETEDTSIPPTKKRVELKLLTLAFLPDLVRVSLGPAPHRFQHLRDLTIKSCPKLRDVSWVLRLESLERIVISQCDELEEVVHEGSDGASTRTNGVPKVEEEGVEACEQRRDGFPKLRSVVLSDLRKLRSISQTEDLPCLQNIRVERCPNLRRLPVGRMPKLEQIIGENEWWEGMPPETKADLCNYFVPIEEKSGNSRNLLTQ, encoded by the coding sequence ATGGATCTGCTCCACCGTCACCGAGTCGCCAGGAAAGTCGTCCAGAATCTGCAGGACGTGAACAAGCTGAAGTCAGATGGCGATGCATTCACTCCCCCCTTCACCCACGAGCCGCCACCGGAGCCGGTGGAGGAACTGCCGTTTGAAACGCAGACCATCGGGATGGAGTTGGCCCTAAGCCAGCTCCTTTCCCGGTTTGACGAAGCGGAGAAGAGCATCATCGGCGTCCACGGGCTAGGGGGCATGGGcaagacgacgctcctcaaaacgctCAACAACGAGCTCAAGGAGAATACCCGCGATTACCATGTGGTGATCATGATCGAGGTTGCCAACTCCGAGACGCTCAACGTGGTCGATATGCAGAAGATCATCGCCAATCGGCTGGGTCTGCCGTGGAACGAGAGCGAGACGGAGAGGGAGCGATCCACCTTTCTGCGCAGGGCCCTGAGGAGGAAGAAGTTCGTTGTCCTGCTCGACGACGTCTGGAAAAAGTTCCAGTTGGCGGACGTGGGAATCCCCACGCCAAGCTCCGACAAAGGGTGTAAGCTGATCGTCGCCTCGCGGTCGAACCAGGTGTGCGTCGAGATGGGCGACAAGGAGCCCATGGAGATGCCCTGCTTGGGCGACAATGAATCGCTGAGGTTGTTCCGGAGCAACTTGATGGCCGAGGTCAGTGCCGCCATCGACCATGACAGCGACATGAGAAGAAGCGCCATGGATATCATACAGAGCTGCGGCGGCCTTCCACTAGcactcaacgtcgtaggctgcgCTCTCGCGTGCAGCACGGATGCAGAGGAATGGAAGCACGCGGCAAGAGAAATGAGGCGATACTCGTGGAGGATCCATGGCGTCAAGGAGATGTTGAACGTTCTCAAGTTTAGCTACGACAAGCTTGATGCCACACAGCAGAAATGCTTCCTGTACTGTACTCTCTTCCCCGAGTACGGCTCCATAAACAAGGAACTGCTGGTGAACTATTGGGTGGCAGAGGAGCTCGTGTCCGGAAAAAGCTACGACGGGTATCCCACCGTGACGAAGCTGGTCTCTGCTTGCTTGTTGCAGAGGAGCGACACCGAGCCGGGGGAGGTGAAGATGCATCAGATTACCCGACAAATGGGCCATCGGGAAGCAACAGAGGAGAGATTCATGATAAAGGCCGGTCGTGCATTGAAGCAAGCACCTGATGTGCAACGGTGGACGGAAGCCTCGAGGATCTCCCTGATGTGCAACGACATCAGGGAGCTCTCCATCGCCCCCAAGTGCAAGGGGCTTCTCACCTTGCTGCTCCAGAACAACCCAAACCTGTGCCACCTCGGCCCCAAGTTCTTCAGCTACATGTCCTCTCTCAAGGTGCTCGACCTTTCCCGCACCGCCATCGACAAGCTCCCCAACTGCAGCGCACTGGTTCAGCTGGCCTATCTCAATCTATCCCACACACCGATCAAGGAATTCCCCAAGCAACTCTGCGTCGCGCTGGTTCAGCTGCTCTATCTTAACATGTCGAATACCTACATCACCCAGCTCCCCAACAACCTGTGGAAATTGAAGAAGCTGACGCATCTGAATCTAAGCGAAACATCGGCGCTCAAGGTGATCCCCCACGGCACCATCTCCAAGCTCTTCAACCTCAGATTTCTCGACCTCTGCAGGAGCCACTATGGGATCTCGGAATTGCCCGACCTGAACCTTGAGATGTTGAAGGACCTCGAGCTTCTGGGGATCACAATATACTCCCAAGCCGTCCTGGGCAAGCTGAAGAAAAGCGATCCGCTTGCGAGATCCACTCGACGCCTGAGTCTGGCACATTGCCAAGGCATGGAATCCATCCAGCTCCTGGAATTCAAAAAGATGAGGCACCTCAAGGAGCTCTACATCGACAGCTGCAACCAACTGCAAGACCTAATAGTCGATCACGTCGAGACGGAAGACACCAGCATTCCACCGACGAAGAAGCGAGTTGAACTGAAGCTGCTCACGCTCGCGTTTCTGCCCGACCTCGTCCGAGTCTCGCTGGGGCCGGCGCCCCATCGATTCCAACACCTCCGCGACCTCACCATCAAGTCATGCCCCAAATTACGCGACGTGTCGTGGGTGCTACGCCTGGAATCCCTCGAGCGGATCGTCATCTCCCAGTGCGACGAATTGGAAGAGGTCGTACACGAGGGGAGTGATGGGGCTTCCACGAGAACCAACGGCGTACccaaggtggaggaggagggtgtCGAAGCATGTGAACAGAGAAGGGATGGGTTTCCGAAGCTGAGATCCGTAGTGCTGAGCGACCTGCGCAAGCTGAGGAGCATCAGCCAAACGGAGGACTTGCCTTGCTTGCAGAACATTAGGGTGGAGCGGTGCCCAAACCTCAGAAGGCTTCCGGTGGGGAGGATGCCAAAACTGGAGCAGATAATTGGGGAGAACGAGTGGTGGGAAGGAATGCCGCCGGAGACAAAGGCCGATCTGTGCAACTATTTCGTCCCCATCGAGGAGAAGAGCGGCAACAGCAGAAACCTACTGACCCAATAA
- the LOC103982467 gene encoding uncharacterized protein LOC103982467, with the protein MGSLFENRFFATVPYKNDLPISQAQQQNTHLMGLRKRISSFSGKIQSSSSSASTLWAFRKSASMPSIGDFAGRPLRRWWDSWWGWILSRKPAFARDMEMNEMETAVLGWGSNGSWRHIFGRVRSEIGKLMRPNVLPTTQPWRYDSFSHARNFGDGKLRASDD; encoded by the coding sequence ATGGGCTCCTTGTTCGAGAACAGGTTCTTCGCCACCGTGCCCTACAAGAATGACCTCCCCATCTCCCAAGCCCAGCAGCAGAACACCCATCTTATGGGCCTGAGGAAGAGGATCTCCTCTTTCTCCGGCAAGATCCAGTCCTCCTCATCCTCGGCCTCCACCCTCTGGGCCTTCAGGAAGTCGGCGTCCATGCCATCCATCGGAGACTTCGCCGGCAGGCCTCTGAGACGGTGGTGGGATTCTTGGTGGGGGTGGATCCTCTCCAGGAAGCCGGCGTTCGCCCGGGACATGGAGATGAACGAGATGGAGACGGCCGTGCTTGGGTGGGGTAGCAACGGGAGCTGGCGGCACATCTTCGGCAGGGTGCGTTCGGAGATCGGGAAGCTCATGCGACCCAACGTTCTGCCGACCACACAGCCATGGCGGTATGACTCGTTCAGCCATGCAAGAAACTTCGGCGACGGGAAGCTCAGAGCTTCAGATGATTAG